TTCATGAATTCAGCCCAAAGTTTATCTCCACTCAAAGAATTTAATTTTTCACTGAATTTTTTAAAACCTTCCGCATTGTAGCGCTTTTCAGCCAATTGATTTAAAACTTTTTTGGCTTCGCCTTCTTTATTTAATTTCAAAAGTGCTTCCGCTTTTACGAGCATAATTTCTCCAATTCTAAAAGAACATTTAAAATCGGTATTATTGCCTTTTACCGTTTGGTATTTATCGCTGTCCTTTACTTGTGTATAATATAGCGAAAATCTTAAATCATCATTTTGGTCGTACAATTTAAGCAACTCATCGCTCACAAAAGCCAATTGTCTTACTTTGCTATCCACTGCATAATCCAGCGCCATGATGTTTTCGGGCGATTTAATTTGGTTGGGTAAAACGTTTTCTTCGTTGTGATTCAAATCAAGCAAATTATTGTTTTTTGCTAAAACTTTGTTGGCATAATCCGTAGATTTTTGCCATTCGCCTTTGTATAATGCCACACGAGAAATCAGTGCATTGAGCGAAATTTTAGAAAAACGATATGGTGCCTTTTCATCGGCTTTTTCGTTTTGCATCAAACTTTCAGCTTTGGCTAAATCATCTTCAATCAAAGCATAAATTTTAGCAATGCTCTCCGGTCTGTTTTCTTTTTCCAAATCAGTAGTCAGCACAATCGGAACCCCTTTTTCATCGGTTTGCTGAGCATCGTAAGGTTTAGCAAAAAGATTTACCAACTCAAAATAGGTGTAGGCTCGCAATGCATGCGCTTCGGCAAGAAGCTGTTTTTGTTCCTCGTTGCTTTGCAATTCTCCCGTATGATTGATGACTTCGTTAGCGTAAAAAATGCTTCTGTATAAAAGATCGTAGCTGAATTCCGAAGTTTCGGCATCATAATCTCTGTCGTTCCAGAGGAAGATGTCTTTGTAATTATTGGCAGAAAAATCTTTGGGATTTATTTTTAACTCATCGGTGCGTACACTGGCTTTGCTTTTGGCATTGGGAAATGCATTGTAGCCCGAAGTGAGCAATTCACGATATTCTTGCAGAGTGCTCGGAATCACGCGATCTTTAGGCTGAATGTCTAAATAATCATCGCACGAAATCATTGCAAAAGATGAAATAAGGCTTAATGTTATAAGTATTTTTTTCATGATTAAATTCTAATTTTTAAAATTGAAGATTAAACCCAACGGTTACCGATTTCTGAATAGGTTGTGCATAGATACTTCCGTAAGTTTCAGGGTCAAAATAGTTTTTGTGTTCATTGCTGATGACAAAAAGATTTCGCCCTTCTACCGTAAATTTTACATTAGAAATTCCCGCTTGTTTCACCCATTCTTTAGGGAAATCGTAGGCCAATCGGATGCTGGTAAATCTAAAATAGCTCATATCCTTAGCTAAATTTTGGAACGCATAATAGGTGTTCATATCATCTACGCCTCCAAACCAATTGTAGGCATTTCCTGCCTCAGGCGTATCACGACCGATGATTCTTGGCAAGTTGCTGCCTGTGTTTTCTGGTGACCAAGCATTCAAAATTTCGTTTTGGTAATTCTGCCCAGGGTCTACTTGCGTAAAGTTGTACGACGGCTGAGCCAGTACGGTTTTCTTAATCACAAATGTTCCAGAAATGCCAAATTCAAAGTTTTTATAGCTAAAGTTATTTGATAATCCACCAAACCATTTCGGGCTGTTGTAGCCTTGGTATTGGAATAAAGCTAAACGCTGTGTTTCGTTCAAATTTGATTGAACGAAATATCCAGGCATAAAGGCTGCATAAGGATCTTCTAGAGCAAAGAAATCATTGGTAGAAACGATTTTTCCATCTTTTTCAAACACAGGTAATCCATCTTTGTCGAGTCCTGCAAAAGGCACTGTCCAGATTGCGTCGCTTGGTTTGTTTAAGCCCAAAGGTCTTTTCTGGTTCGGGCTTGGTTGCGCCGAGATTAATTCATTCTTATTCGTACTGATGTTAAATGAAGTAGTCCATCTAAAATCTTCGGTCGAGATGTTGGTTGTGTTGATTCCAATTTCAAAACCGCGATTGGTGATAGAGCCATAGTTAATCGGTGTGCTAGTAAATCCTGTTTCTTGTGGTAGATTTTTAAGCGTGATTAAATCTGTACTTTTTCTGTCGTACCAGTCTAAAACTAAATTTACGCGGTTTCTGAACAAGCCTAAATCCAATCCAAAACCTAAATTTTCTGTTTTTTCCCAACGCAATTTGTCGTTTGGTGGCGAAATCACCACAATCGTATTTTCTACATTGCCAGGCGTGATGCTCGCAGTAGAGTAGGTGCCGACTACAAATGGCGATGTGCTTTTGTCGATGTTTCCTTGGAATCCGTAAGAAGTTCTCAATCTTAAATTAGAAATCACATCTTTGGCAGGTTCAAAGAAAGCTTCGTTCGAAACATTCCATGCACCCGCAACCGACCAGATTGGCAAATATTTATATTTTGGGTCTACACCAAATAAATTTGAACCATCATATCTCAAACTTCCAAACACGGTATAGCGATTGTCGTATGTGTACGATGCTGTCCCGAAAAATGAAACATAAGCATTTTCGTACTCAAATTTTTTGAAAGGTCGATAATTTTCGTCCAACGCATCTGATGAATTTCTAAAAATCACAGGAATGTTGTTTAAATTTCTATCATTGTAACCAAATGTATTGGTATTGATGATTTCCTTTTTATCCTTTCTGATTTCAATCCCTGCTAAACCACTCAATTCGCTTTTGCCTATTTTTTTCTCTAGGTTTAGCGAGTTTCTCCACATGTAGTTGAAGAAATCCGTGCTGCTGTTTTTCAAAATTCCGCCCAGTGGCAACCAGTATTTATTGGTTTTTGTGCTGGAATCGTAATAGCGTGTTCCTGCCACATAAGCACGATTGTAGTATGAATTTTCGTTGGCGTATTTTTCGCTGCGGTTTCGCTCAACTTGCAAGCCTAAAAGCGAGTTGAAGGTAATACCTTTAGTGATTTTGTATTCCAAATCGAAGTTAGACATCATTTGCAAAGTTTTCAGCGTGTTTTGGGTATTTTCACGCTCTTCAATAATATTGAATTTCACAAAATCTGAGTCCGTTCTTAAATTCGGATTGATGTTTTCGTCATAGGCATAGCTTCCATCTGCATTGTAAATCAATTGGTACGGATTCACCACTCTTGAGTAATAATTAGGATTGGTAAATGCGCCGGCATCGGTCAAATATTTATTTTGTATGATTGAAGCTCCCAAAATAGAAACGCCTAATTTGATTTTATCATTGATTTTAAAATCATCTTTTAAAGTTAAATTAAAACGCTTAAAACCTACCTGTTGCAAAGAAGCTTTCTCATCATAATAGCCCAGCGAGAAATAATAATTATTTCTATCTCCGCCTCCTGAAATCGACGCAGAATACTGCTGGTTGATCGATGTGCGATATAATTCCTTCCACCAATCAATTTGGTTATTTCTAAGTGCATTGATTTTAGCCAAAGTCTCGGCTGAAAGTCCTTTGCCGTTTTTATAATTATCAAGTTCGTTGGCAGCCGAAATGATTCTTGCTACATCGCCGTTTCCGCTTCTAAAACTTAAATCTTTTCTTTTAGCCAAAGATAATTCAAAATCTACTTTTTCATTAGTATCTAAAAGATTGATTCGATTGAAATCTGGCATAAAGTTGATGAAAGTATTGGCGGTAATATTGATGTTTAAATTTCCTTTTTTACCACGCTTTGTTACCACATTGATTACTCCATTTGCTGCACGTGCTCCATAGATGGATGTTGCCGAAGCATCTTTTAAAATGGTGATAGACTCAATGTCATCTGGGTTAAGTCCTGCAATTGAGTAGTTTCTTAAATCATCAAGGTTGTTTTTATCTTTCAAGTTTGGGACATCGTTACCTTCCATTGGCACGCCGTCAATCACCCATAGCGGATCTTTCACTCCATTGAGCGATGAATTTCCTCGAATCTGAATGCTTGAAAGTTGCCCAGGTGATCCCGTTTGTGGTGTGATTGAAACTCCTGCAGCTTGTCCTTGCAACATTTGGTCTACGCTGGAAACCCCTTTTTGATTGATTTTATCCATTGAAATATCTACCACAGAAGAGGTCAATTTTCTTTTTTCGATTTTTTGGTAGCCCGTAGCTACGACTTCTTTTAGATTTAAATCATCAAAAACGCTTCTCAATACTACATGATATACGCTTTTGCTTGTTAAATCAATAGTTTCGGTATCGAACCCATCATAGCCAAAAGTCAATTTTTTAGCACTTTTAGGCACTTCGAGGTTGAAGTTTCCATGGTCATCGGTTATGGTGCCTAGTGCATTGTTGCTTATGGTGCCATCGGTTACTTTTTCGCCCACCACCGAGTTGGGCACATACACAGAGGCACCCACTATAGGGTACCCTTGTTTGTCTTTCACAGTTCCGCTAATGATACGGTTTTGTGCATACAATACCATAGGCAATACAATTGCCACAGGTAAAATTATTTTTTTCATAGATTTTAAAAAATAAATTTTTATTTTAAATTTAATGCTTCTTTAATTCTGATTATTAAATCGTTATAGTGGTTTCTAGTTTCGGTGTCAAAGGTTTTGATGCGTTTAATTCTTTGCAAAACCGCTAGAAGTTCGCCACGCTTGTACGAGGCTACTTCAGACACACGCACCATAGATTTATAATTTAAATTAATTTGATTTTCTGGCATGTCTAGATGCTCGCAGCCCATATGCAGTGGTGCATAAATTGAATTGATTTTGTATTTATTAGTTTTGTCAAATAAGTTTTTGTTGTCTACAATTAGGGCATCTACATAGTTTTTCTGTGTCATGCGTTGGTAAATATCCAATTTTGAACGCATAGGAAAAACTTCGCCTCGCAAGTATTCAAACATTTTTTTCACAGTCATTCCTTTGTAGCCTGGTTGATTAAACTCGTTGTCGAGCAATCTTAATAATCTACCATTTTCAAATAAATGATAAATGACAGAATATTGTTTTTCGCGAGCCAATGAGTAAGTGGATTCTTGCTGATAGCCCATTGGCGTGCTTCTGATTGGTTTTACTTTTTGTAAAATTTGCTCATCATTGAACAGCCAAGTCGGGATTGTAATCGCATTTTTCACCAAATATTCTAAAGCTTCTTGCTGAATTTCGTAAGGTACAGGCGTGAAAGTTTTCTGCCTATCGCCATACACAGATGGGGTGATGTAGATACCCCCTACATTGCTTAGAACATGGAAGTTATAAGCCTGCCATTGATTGATGATAGTCATGTAGAACTTGCCCGCTTCGGTGTAATCTTCTTGTTGGTTAAGATTCCAATCTAGTATGTGTAGCATGGTTTTTCTCAAGTTGATTAAACCATAGGAACTTGCTTTCATCGCATTATTTCCTAGATCTTCACTTTGAGATCGCGGGTCTATAATTTCGTTGCTAGACTGTTGTGCTCCATAAAAATAAAGCGGGTCTCCAGCGTGTTTTGCAATCCATGTTTCGTTGATTTTTTTATCGTGGAAAGGATTTTCTGTTGGAGTCCAGCGGTATCCCCAAGCGATGGCATATTTATCATAAACTCCGATTTCTGGCGTAATTTGCTTTACGCCATCTCCTTCTTGTGCCACATAATTAAATCGAGCATAATCCATGATTGATGGTGCTGTTCCCCCCATTTTTGAAGTGAAAGAAGGCGAGCGCAAGGAATCCACAGGATATGCAAATGATGATCCCATGTTGTGCATCAACCCAAAAGTGTGTCCTATCTCGTGCGAAGAAACAAAGCGAATTGCATTGCCCATTACTTGCTCTGGGAAAGGTAATTTACGCACTTGCGGATCTATGATTCCAGTTTGTACGCGCATCCAGTTGCTTAAAAGCGTCATTACATTGTGCCACCAAATCACATCAGCCTCGATGATTTCTCCCGAACGAGGATCCACTACAGATGGTCCCATGGCATTGGCTTTGTCTGATGCGGCATAACTTAAAACAGAATATCTCACATCATCAATGTCAAAATCATCTTTATTTTCTTTGTTTAGTAATTTAGCCTCTACAGCATTTTTAAACCCAGCAGCTTCAAACGCCACATTCCAATCCAAGATTCCTTGCATGATGTATGGAACCCATTGAGGTGGAGTAGAAGGATCAATATAGTAAACGATTTTCTTTTTAGGCTCAACCAATTTTCCTTTTAAGTAATCATTAATTTCGTCGTCTTTTGGTTCCAAACGCCAGCGGGTGATAATTTTTCTTTTATCCACTTGCTGTTGCATATCGGTGTAGTACCATTTTGGCTCGTTGAAAAATCCCACGCGCTCGTCATAAAAACGCTCTTTCATCGGTTTTTCTGGAAGTAAAACAAGGTTTGATGTTACATCGATGGTAATATTAACTTTGCTTTTGCCCTCCGTAATTTTAGACGACAAAACAGACTTAATCACAATATTCTGCGGAAAAGATTTGGTTTCACTTATAAAAGATAAATCCTTGTTTACACTTCCTCCTAATCCTAAGTTGTTTAATAAATCATTGAAAGAAGTATTTGAGCCATCAAATACTTTATTCACTTTCACAACAACCGCTGTAGAATCCTTATTAAAGGCTTCGATTTTAAAAGACTCGAAAATAGATTCGTTGTAGTTCACTGCTACCGATTTAGAGATGGCATCAGCGGTGTCTACTTGGATTTTTGGGTCAAAAGATTTTACCCAAACTTTTTTATTCTTTTTACCTTTGTAGAAACGGAGCAGGATATTTTGATAATTCATTCCGCGGTTGATTCCTGCATCGTTTAATTCACTACCCACAGATGAAATTTTATTAACAATCAACATATCTTTTCCCATTAATGAATCAGGGATTTCAAAATATAAATTGTCATCTTTTTCAATTACGGTAAAAAGCCCTTTTTTTAAGACAGCGTCTTTCACGATTTTATTGTAAGTCGTAATGGTGTCTTTCACCTTTTTTTCATCATTTTTCTTGTCTTCAGATTTCTTTTGCCCAAAAGCAATTCCTAGCGTAAGCAAAAAACTAAAAAAGATTTTTATTTTCATTTTATAAAAAAATTAGTTCGCAAAGGTATGAATTTTTTAATTAATGTAATGAATGGCTAAAGTCCTCAAATACGATGATTTAAATATTACGAAAAAAGGAATCCAATTTTAGATTCCTTAAAATAATTGATTTTTATTGTTGATTTTTTAAAAATCGTTTCAAAACAAGGTTTTGAATTTAAAAATACTAAAAAAAATATTTTTGAAAACTTTAACCAAGCATATTTTTTGCCAGCTCCAGCCCGTTGAGCAATTGATTCACATCGTCTTCGGTGTTATACACAGCAAAACTTGCACGAATGGTGCCACTAATGTTGAACTTATTCATTAAAGGTTGGCAGCAGTGGTGTCCTGTGCGCACGGCAATGCCTAGTTTATCCAAAATCATGCCCACATCAGATGCATGCACCCCTGGCAAATCCATTAAAAACGAAACCGCTCCCGAGCGTTCAATGCCCTCTCCAAAAATTCGGATTTCGGATATGTTTTCTAGCCCGTTGAGTGTTTGTTCAATCAATTTTTGCTCGTGCTGAGCGATGGCTTCATGCCCGATGCTTTCAATAAATTCTGCTGCTTTGGCAATGACGATATTGCCGCAAATATTAGGCGTTCCCGCTTCGTATTTAAAGGGTAATCCTGCGTAGGTGGACTTGTCCATACACACGCTGTCTATCATCTCGCCACCACCACGATAGGGTGCAAGCTGCTCCAAAATTTCTTCTTTTCCGTACAAAATTCCCGTTCCCGTAGGTGCATACATTTTGTGACCCGAAAATGCGTAAAAATCAGCATCTAAATCTTGCACATCAATCTTTAAATGTGGTGCCGATTGTGCGCCGTCTACCAAAACCCAAGCGCCTACATCGTGCGCTTTTTTAATTATTTCTTTGGCTGGATTAATCGTTCCCAGCGCATTTGAAACATGATTAAAAGCCACGAGCTTGGTTTTAGGATTTAAAAGTTTTTTATAAGTTTCCAAATCTAAACTTCCGTTTTCAAGCAGTGGGATATATCGTGTCGTTGCGCCCGTCCACTCGGCAAGCATTTGCCAGGGAACGATGTTAGAATGGTGGTCGATTTCAGAAATAATGATTTCATCGCCTTTTTGGATAAAGTTTTTGAGTGCATACGCCACCAAATTAATGGAATCTGTGGTACCCGAAGTAAAATTGATTTCGCTGGCTTTTCTTGCATTGATAAAAGCACGCATTTTCTCGCGGCTGTTTTCCATTTCTATGGTTGCCTCTTGGCTCAGCGTGTGGATTCCTCGGTGCACATTGGCGTTGAGCGTGGTGTAGTAGCGATACATTTCGTCTAACACTATTTTGGGTTTTTGTACTGTTGCGCCGTTGTCAAGGTACACGAGTGATTTGCCGTTTACTTTTTGACTTAAAATAGGAAATTGAGATTTTATATTTTCTATGGTCATTGAGCTAAATTTAGTTGAAAAGCAAAAGTAAAAATTTTAAATTGTAAAAATGAATAAAAAAACCGAAGAAAATTGATTTTTCTTCGGTTCAGTGAATTCAAATTCAAATAAAAATGCTAAAAATCAAGTTCAACTTTTAGTTTTGAAGCCAAAAGTTTAGTCCAATATATTTTTAGTGGTTCGATTTCGATGCTTGAAAGTACATCTGCCGAGAAAGCATACAATAAAAAGGCTTGTGCTTCCTTGGTCGGGATACCGCGTTGTTGCATATAGAATAATGCGTCTTTGTCAATCTGCCCCACGGTGCACCCGTGCGAACATTTTACATCATCGGCAAAGATTTCTAATTGCGGTTTGGTGTTGATGCTGGCATCGTCCGTAAGCAAAATGTTGTTGTTTTGCTGGAACGCATCAATTTTTTGTGCCTCTGGATCCACAATGATTTTCCCGTTGAATACCCCTTTCGACTTTCCATCTAATATGGTGCGGTATAATTCATGGCTTTCGCAATTGGCAGCAGTGTGCTCCACAAGTGTGTGGTGGTCGATTAATTGTTCGCCTTCGCCCAAGCTCACAGCTTGCATTAGGGAATTGCAATTTTCGCCCAATTGTTTGAAATTTAAACCATTTCTAGTGAATTTTCCGCCCAAAGATAAAGTGTCAATACTCACTACACTTCCCTGTTTTTGCTCGGCAAATACTTGGTCTATGAGTGCTGTATGCTCGGTATCGTTTTGGGTTTTGTAGAAATTGATTTGAGTATTTTCGCCCACTACAATTTCGGTTACCGCATTGGTGAAATGTGGCTCGTTGTTTAAACTTACATGCGATTCAATCACATCTAGGGTTGCATGATCTCCCGCTACAATCAAATTTTTTGGCTGAACGAAGCTTGCTTGTGCCTCATTGGTGAAAAACACGATTTCAATCGGTTTTTCTACTTTTTGATTGTGCTTGATGTGAATATAGTATCCATTGGTAGCCAAAGCAGTATTCAGAGATTCAAGTGAATTTTCATGTTTAACTACGGTATTTAAATATTTTTGATAAATGGCATTTTCTTTTGCCGCAGCTACAGGCAAAAACTCAATTTCGCTACCGATGTTGGATAAATTTTCGGCAAAAAAACCGTTTACAAATACAATTTTGTAGCTATCAAGCTCAGGAATGAAGTGTTGTTCAATATCGCTAAGGTTCAACGCTTCTTCGTTTAATTTTAAATTATATTCCTGAGAGATGACAGGTTTTAAATTAGTAAATCGCCATTCCTCGTTTTTGGTTGTAGGGAATCCTTCTTGCACAAACTCCTCAAACGCTTGTCTTTGGCGTTCGCTTGGAGTGGGGTAGGATTCAAAATGAGATTTTATTTCTTCTAAAAATTTAGACATAATTATATTTTCTGCTTTAAATTATTTAAGCCAATCGTAGCCTTTTTCTTCTAGTTCAAGAGCCAAGTTTTTGTCGCCAGTTTTGATGATTTTACCATCAGCAAGTACATGCACAAAATCTGGAACGATGTAATCCAAAAGTCTCTGGTAGTGCGTGATGATAAGCACTCCGTTGTCTTTATTCTTAAACTTGTTTACCCCTTCTGCTACGATTTTAAGGGCATCGATATCTAGCCCAGAATCGGTTTCGTCTAGGATTGCAAGTTTTGGATTAAGCATCATCATTTGGAAAATCTCGTTTCTTTTTTTCTCCCCTCCAGAGAATCCCTCGTTGAGCGAGCGAGATAAGAATGATTGGTCTATATTTAATAAAGCTGATTTTTCTTTAATTTGTTTCAACAATTCGCCAGCGGGCATTTCGTCTAAGCCTTGCGCTTTGCGAGTTTCGTTGATTGCTGTTTTGATGAAATTTGTTACCGAAACACCTGGAATCGCCACAGGATACTGGAACGACATAAAAATTCCTTTTTGAGCGCGCTCTGCAGGGTCAAGTTCAAGTAAACTTTCGCCCTCAAGTAGGATATCTCCGTCGGTTACTTCATAGTCTTCTTTTCCCGCAATTACCGATGAAAGCGTACTTTTTCCCGCACCGTTTGGTCCCATAATGGCGTGTACTTCGCCTGGATTTATCTCAAGATTAATTCCTTTTAATATTTCTCTTTGCCCGTCTTCTAAGGCAGCGTGTAAGTTGTTAATTTTCAGCATAATTTTAAAAATTGTCTTGCAAAAATAATTGTTTTATTTTATATATAGAATAATTATAGATAAAGAATTTTTATCTCTTTATAAATTATTTGAAATACAAAAATCCAAATTTAAGTGATTCTAATCAGTTTTTAATCCTTGTTTCCGTACAATTTTTTGAGATTATAGATAATTTCTTCCAGTCCGTTTGATTTGATTTCCAATGTGGTAGCAAGCAAAACGCCTAATTTTCCTTGCGGAAAACCTTTGCTTTGAAACCATTCTAAATAATGCACGGGAATGTCGGCAATCGTTACGCCTTTGTATTTGCCAAATGGCATTTTGGTCTGAACGATTTCTATTAAAATTTCTTTATTCAAAATTTAAATCTTTTTTCGTTGATTGGGGCATTTGGCTTTATTTGATTAAAAACGATGACATAATCGTGCCCGCCTTTGGGCTCATAGTGCATGTGTGTGGCAAACTTTAGCCCATCAAAAACCTTAAAATCGCTGTAAATGATTTTTTCTTTGTCATCTTCAGATTGCACCAAATTATAGTTTTTAGCATCAAACCAATAATCGATTTTTACCGTATTTTTCACCAAACGAATATGGAAAACTTCTTGATTATTGATTTTTTCTTTGCCTAAAAAATCAGCCTTAAATCCTTTTTTTTCGTAATGCAAAATATCGGTTTCAAAGGCATCGGGCGTGTAATTGACAAGCGGCACATTTTGATTTTTTTCTGGGTTAAAGGTATAAGCATTTTTGCCATCATAGCCTTCGCTCAGCGTTTCTTTGCCATCGATGATGAAAGACACTCGCTTGAAATAAGGGCGACGATGTTCTATGCTCAGCGTCACGGGATTATTCACATCCATGATCACTTCACCTTTTATATATATGGTGTTTAATCGATCCCAGCGAGCCGTACCACCCGTGTTTTCAAAATGTTTTTCGATGATGGATTGTGCCGATTGTGCAAGAAGTAACGGACTCAAAATGAGCCATAAAAAGCTAAGTCTTTTAGCCATAAAAATATTATTTAGTTTGTTGAATGAATGCTTCTGCCATCGCTAAATCCTCTGGCGTATCAATACCAATGCTTGGATTTTTGGCAATGCCCAAACGGATTTTAAAACCATTTTCTAAGTAACGGAGCTGCTCAAGTTTTTCGGTGGGTTCTAAAAATCCACGGTCGAGATTGGCAAAAGAAAGCAACGCATCACGACGAAAGGCATAAATACCCAAATGCTTGTAATAAGTGGTGTTTTCCTGCATTTCTCGCGCATAGGGAACGACCGAACGAGAGAAATAAAGTGCGTTGTAGTTTTTGTCTACCACCACTTTTACATTATTAGGATTTTCAATCATATCTGGCTCGGTAATGATTTCCATAAGGCTCCCCACAGCGACTTCTTTTTGCGTGTCGTTTTCAAAAATTTGAATGAGCGTTTTCAAATCTTCGGCTGTGATAAATGGCTCATCTCCCTGCACATTTACAATAATGTCTGCATCAAGATTTTTTGCCACTTCGGCGATTCTGTCGCTTCCAGAAACATGATTTTCGGCCGTAAGCTGAACTTTTGCATTATTTTTTTCTAAACAGGCTAAAATGCGAGCGTCGTCTGTGGCAACGATGACATCATCAAAAAGCTTAGTGTTTTTCACCGCTTGGTAAGTGTAGAGAATCAACTCTTTACCATTTAATTTTTGCATTAATTTTCCTGGAAATCTTTGCGAATTGTATCGCGCAGGAATCACTGCGACTACTTTCATGGAGTTTTAATTTTCGGTAAAATTAAAATTTTTTGGTCAAAATATTTAATTAGTTAAAAAAAATAATTTATATTTGAATAAATTTTTGACACAATGAAAAACATACTTAAAGTTATTTTGGTAGTTACTGCACTTGGTTTAGCTTTTTTAATTTACCGTTCAGTGCAAGGTTATGTAGATTTTAACAAAGAAAAAATGAATCGCTATGCTACAGCGGTGGAGCAGTTACAAGATTTGGCCTTGGCTGAAAAATTGTACAAAGTTGCAAATGGAGAGTATACCGCAAGTTTGGATACACTTAAAAATTACATCAATACTGCTAAAGTGGTAAATATTTCTAGAAAAGATTCATCTGCTTATGTTTTTGATAGAAGCAAAGGAATTGATGTGATGAAAAACTTCACTATAGTGGATACAATTATATCACCAGTAAGTGTAAAAGATTCAATTTTTGGAAA
This Ornithobacterium rhinotracheale DNA region includes the following protein-coding sequences:
- the sufD gene encoding Fe-S cluster assembly protein SufD is translated as MSKFLEEIKSHFESYPTPSERQRQAFEEFVQEGFPTTKNEEWRFTNLKPVISQEYNLKLNEEALNLSDIEQHFIPELDSYKIVFVNGFFAENLSNIGSEIEFLPVAAAKENAIYQKYLNTVVKHENSLESLNTALATNGYYIHIKHNQKVEKPIEIVFFTNEAQASFVQPKNLIVAGDHATLDVIESHVSLNNEPHFTNAVTEIVVGENTQINFYKTQNDTEHTALIDQVFAEQKQGSVVSIDTLSLGGKFTRNGLNFKQLGENCNSLMQAVSLGEGEQLIDHHTLVEHTAANCESHELYRTILDGKSKGVFNGKIIVDPEAQKIDAFQQNNNILLTDDASINTKPQLEIFADDVKCSHGCTVGQIDKDALFYMQQRGIPTKEAQAFLLYAFSADVLSSIEIEPLKIYWTKLLASKLKVELDF
- the sufC gene encoding Fe-S cluster assembly ATPase SufC; its protein translation is MLKINNLHAALEDGQREILKGINLEINPGEVHAIMGPNGAGKSTLSSVIAGKEDYEVTDGDILLEGESLLELDPAERAQKGIFMSFQYPVAIPGVSVTNFIKTAINETRKAQGLDEMPAGELLKQIKEKSALLNIDQSFLSRSLNEGFSGGEKKRNEIFQMMMLNPKLAILDETDSGLDIDALKIVAEGVNKFKNKDNGVLIITHYQRLLDYIVPDFVHVLADGKIIKTGDKNLALELEEKGYDWLK
- a CDS encoding DUF3820 family protein, coding for MNKEILIEIVQTKMPFGKYKGVTIADIPVHYLEWFQSKGFPQGKLGVLLATTLEIKSNGLEEIIYNLKKLYGNKD
- a CDS encoding LolA family protein translates to MAKRLSFLWLILSPLLLAQSAQSIIEKHFENTGGTARWDRLNTIYIKGEVIMDVNNPVTLSIEHRRPYFKRVSFIIDGKETLSEGYDGKNAYTFNPEKNQNVPLVNYTPDAFETDILHYEKKGFKADFLGKEKINNQEVFHIRLVKNTVKIDYWFDAKNYNLVQSEDDKEKIIYSDFKVFDGLKFATHMHYEPKGGHDYVIVFNQIKPNAPINEKRFKF
- the kdsB gene encoding 3-deoxy-manno-octulosonate cytidylyltransferase; the encoded protein is MKVVAVIPARYNSQRFPGKLMQKLNGKELILYTYQAVKNTKLFDDVIVATDDARILACLEKNNAKVQLTAENHVSGSDRIAEVAKNLDADIIVNVQGDEPFITAEDLKTLIQIFENDTQKEVAVGSLMEIITEPDMIENPNNVKVVVDKNYNALYFSRSVVPYAREMQENTTYYKHLGIYAFRRDALLSFANLDRGFLEPTEKLEQLRYLENGFKIRLGIAKNPSIGIDTPEDLAMAEAFIQQTK